Proteins co-encoded in one Populus trichocarpa isolate Nisqually-1 chromosome 10, P.trichocarpa_v4.1, whole genome shotgun sequence genomic window:
- the LOC18102806 gene encoding KH domain-containing protein HEN4 isoform X2, with protein MDTPPITPTKRSQTEPTQIRILCPSLKTGAVIGKGGSTVRHIQSLTGAKIRLLDDPHIPYCEDRIILITLNSGKVPKSDDSNNATSDHNKEDANDGECSSGGGGGEEEGWGPVKKAVVRVFEKIVKGDSEEELSEAVVVTCKVLIGSGGSNQGGSFSKVLEKIRVESGAQVRVSNREQIPACASPGDELILITGSFSAVKKALLSVSSCIQDSPRAETANFGAAGFHGNAMPAQGDLHQWGYGPGNHAADYHPRGYSPNFEEDVVFRLLCQADKVGSLIGKGGSVVRALQNETGASIKIAEGVSDSDERVVVISARENSEQRHSPAQDAVIRVQSRIAEIGFERGARIVARLLVHPQQIGVLLGKGGKIINEMRHVTGASICIFPKEQASKYGSQTEEVVQVLGSLQAVRDALFQITSRLRDTIFPVKPPFSNTAPLPYPPPPFPEMHPPQFRPRPNPTSPGPYPSPVGPFQGMDRSAIPSHPLDHQPPFSYGMDRSGPPNLDRAPYSYGSDRPGHGPPFESSPRSWTAQPFSNGNLRGGADLGSGSVARNGHPASGNLAPSMAGTSVEVIIPQKLLTHVYGESNSNLTQIRQISGANVLIHDPKPGATEGLVVVSGTSDQMRAAQSLIHAFILYGQTIH; from the exons ATGGACACTCCTCCAATAACTCCCACCAAACGCTCCCAAACCGAACCCACACAAATCCGGATCCTCTGCCCGTCACTAAAAACCGGCGCCGTCATCGGCAAAGGCGGCTCCACCGTCCGTCATATCCAATCTCTCACCGGCGCCAAAATCCGCCTCCTTGACGACCCTCACATTCCCTATTGCGAAGACCGCATAATCCTCATTACCCTGAACAGTGGCAAGGTCCCCAAATCAGACGACTCCAACAACGCCACCTCCGATCACAACAAAGAAGATGCCAATGACGGAGAGTGCAGttctggtggtggtggtggtgaagagGAGGGGTGGGGTCCAGTGAAGAAAGCGGTGGTTAGGGTTTTTGAGAAGATAGTGAAAGGGGACAGTGAGGAGGAGTTGAGCGAAGCTGTGGTGGTGACGTGTAAGGTTCTGATTGGTAGTGGTGGTAGTAATCAGGGAGGGAGTTTCTCTAAGGTTTTGGAGAAAATTAGAGTGGAGAGTGGAGCGCAAGTTAGGGTTTCGAATCGCGAGCAAATTCCTGCTTGTGCTTCTCCTGGTGATGAATTGATTCTG ATTACTGGAAGTTTTTCAGCTGTTAAGAAAGCACTCTTGTCTGTTTCGAGTTGTATTCAAGATAGCCCGAGAGCAGAAACTGCCAATTTTGGTGCAGCGGGATTCCATGGAAATGCTATGCCTGCGCAAGGTGACTTGCATCAGTGGGGTTATGGACCTGGTAATCATGCTGCAGACTATCATCCAAGAGGGTATTCTCCTAATTTTGAAGAGGACGTTGTATTTAGGCTGTTATGCCAGGCTGATAAAGTTGGCAGTTTGATAGGGAAAGGTGGCTCTGTAGTACGGGCTTTGCAAAATGAGACGGGTGCATCTATCAAAATTGCTGAAGGTGTATCTGATTCAGATGAACGTGTGGTTGTCATATCTGCAAGAGAG AATTCAGAACAAAGACATTCTCCTGCTCAGGATGCTGTTATTCGTGTGCAATCCAGAATTGCAGAGATTGGATTTGAGCGTGGTGCCAGAATTGTTGCTCGGCTTCTTGTGCATCCACAACAGATAGGTGTTTTGTTGGGTAAAGGAGGCAAGATCATAAATGAAATGAGACATGTTACTGGTGCTAGTATATGCATATTTCCAAAGGAGCAAGCTTCAAAGTATGGTTCTCAAACTGAAGAAGTAGTTCAG GTTCTTGGCAGCTTGCAAGCTGTACGGGATGCTCTATTTCAAATAACAAGCAGACTTCGGGACACTATATTTCCTGTGAAGCCACCATTCTCAAACACTGCTCCCTTGCCTTATCCACCACCCCCATTTCCAGAAATGCATCCCCCTCAGTTTAGGCCAAGACCTAATCCTACCTCTCCAGGTCCTTACCCTTCTCCTGTTGGACCTTTCCAAGGCATGGATCGTTCTGCTATTCCCTCCCACCCCTTAGACCACCAGCCTCCATTTTCATATGGTATGGATCGCAGTGGTCCACCAAATTTGGACCGAGCTCCCTATTCATATGGTAGCGATAGACCAGGACATGGTCCTCCATTTGAAAGTTCTCCAAGATCATGGACTGCTCAG CCATTTAGCAATGGGAACCTAAGGGGAGGTGCTGATCTAGGTTCTGGCTCGGTTGCAAGAAATGGGCATCCTGCAAG TGGAAATCTAGCACCGAGTATGGCTGGCACATCTGTTGAGGTTATCATTCCTCAAAAACTGCTGACTCATGTATATGGAGAGAGTAATAGTAATTTGACTCAGATCAGACAG ATTTCAGGTGCAAATGTTCTCATTCACGACCCAAAGCCCGGGGCAACCGAAGGTTTGGTGGTAGTGTCTGGAACATCAGATCAAATGCGTGCTGCACAGAGCCTAATCCATGCCTTTATTCTTTATGGACAGACAATTCATTGA
- the LOC18102806 gene encoding KH domain-containing protein HEN4 isoform X3 — protein MDTPPITPTKRSQTEPTQIRILCPSLKTGAVIGKGGSTVRHIQSLTGAKIRLLDDPHIPYCEDRIILITLNSGKVPKSDDSNNATSDHNKEDANDGECSSGGGGGEEEGWGPVKKAVVRVFEKIVKGDSEEELSEAVVVTCKVLIGSGGSNQGGSFSKVLEKIRVESGAQVRVSNREQIPACASPGDELILNSEQRHSPAQDAVIRVQSRIAEIGFERGARIVARLLVHPQQIGVLLGKGGKIINEMRHVTGASICIFPKEQASKYGSQTEEVVQVLGSLQAVRDALFQITSRLRDTIFPVKPPFSNTAPLPYPPPPFPEMHPPQFRPRPNPTSPGPYPSPVGPFQGMDRSAIPSHPLDHQPPFSYGMDRSGPPNLDRAPYSYGSDRPGHGPPFESSPRSWTAQPFSNGNLRGGADLGSGSVARNGHPASSGNLAPSMAGTSVEVIIPQKLLTHVYGESNSNLTQIRQISGANVLIHDPKPGATEGLVVVSGTSDQMRAAQSLIHAFILYGQTIH, from the exons ATGGACACTCCTCCAATAACTCCCACCAAACGCTCCCAAACCGAACCCACACAAATCCGGATCCTCTGCCCGTCACTAAAAACCGGCGCCGTCATCGGCAAAGGCGGCTCCACCGTCCGTCATATCCAATCTCTCACCGGCGCCAAAATCCGCCTCCTTGACGACCCTCACATTCCCTATTGCGAAGACCGCATAATCCTCATTACCCTGAACAGTGGCAAGGTCCCCAAATCAGACGACTCCAACAACGCCACCTCCGATCACAACAAAGAAGATGCCAATGACGGAGAGTGCAGttctggtggtggtggtggtgaagagGAGGGGTGGGGTCCAGTGAAGAAAGCGGTGGTTAGGGTTTTTGAGAAGATAGTGAAAGGGGACAGTGAGGAGGAGTTGAGCGAAGCTGTGGTGGTGACGTGTAAGGTTCTGATTGGTAGTGGTGGTAGTAATCAGGGAGGGAGTTTCTCTAAGGTTTTGGAGAAAATTAGAGTGGAGAGTGGAGCGCAAGTTAGGGTTTCGAATCGCGAGCAAATTCCTGCTTGTGCTTCTCCTGGTGATGAATTGATTCTG AATTCAGAACAAAGACATTCTCCTGCTCAGGATGCTGTTATTCGTGTGCAATCCAGAATTGCAGAGATTGGATTTGAGCGTGGTGCCAGAATTGTTGCTCGGCTTCTTGTGCATCCACAACAGATAGGTGTTTTGTTGGGTAAAGGAGGCAAGATCATAAATGAAATGAGACATGTTACTGGTGCTAGTATATGCATATTTCCAAAGGAGCAAGCTTCAAAGTATGGTTCTCAAACTGAAGAAGTAGTTCAG GTTCTTGGCAGCTTGCAAGCTGTACGGGATGCTCTATTTCAAATAACAAGCAGACTTCGGGACACTATATTTCCTGTGAAGCCACCATTCTCAAACACTGCTCCCTTGCCTTATCCACCACCCCCATTTCCAGAAATGCATCCCCCTCAGTTTAGGCCAAGACCTAATCCTACCTCTCCAGGTCCTTACCCTTCTCCTGTTGGACCTTTCCAAGGCATGGATCGTTCTGCTATTCCCTCCCACCCCTTAGACCACCAGCCTCCATTTTCATATGGTATGGATCGCAGTGGTCCACCAAATTTGGACCGAGCTCCCTATTCATATGGTAGCGATAGACCAGGACATGGTCCTCCATTTGAAAGTTCTCCAAGATCATGGACTGCTCAG CCATTTAGCAATGGGAACCTAAGGGGAGGTGCTGATCTAGGTTCTGGCTCGGTTGCAAGAAATGGGCATCCTGCAAG caGTGGAAATCTAGCACCGAGTATGGCTGGCACATCTGTTGAGGTTATCATTCCTCAAAAACTGCTGACTCATGTATATGGAGAGAGTAATAGTAATTTGACTCAGATCAGACAG ATTTCAGGTGCAAATGTTCTCATTCACGACCCAAAGCCCGGGGCAACCGAAGGTTTGGTGGTAGTGTCTGGAACATCAGATCAAATGCGTGCTGCACAGAGCCTAATCCATGCCTTTATTCTTTATGGACAGACAATTCATTGA
- the LOC18102806 gene encoding KH domain-containing protein HEN4 isoform X1, protein MDTPPITPTKRSQTEPTQIRILCPSLKTGAVIGKGGSTVRHIQSLTGAKIRLLDDPHIPYCEDRIILITLNSGKVPKSDDSNNATSDHNKEDANDGECSSGGGGGEEEGWGPVKKAVVRVFEKIVKGDSEEELSEAVVVTCKVLIGSGGSNQGGSFSKVLEKIRVESGAQVRVSNREQIPACASPGDELILITGSFSAVKKALLSVSSCIQDSPRAETANFGAAGFHGNAMPAQGDLHQWGYGPGNHAADYHPRGYSPNFEEDVVFRLLCQADKVGSLIGKGGSVVRALQNETGASIKIAEGVSDSDERVVVISARENSEQRHSPAQDAVIRVQSRIAEIGFERGARIVARLLVHPQQIGVLLGKGGKIINEMRHVTGASICIFPKEQASKYGSQTEEVVQVLGSLQAVRDALFQITSRLRDTIFPVKPPFSNTAPLPYPPPPFPEMHPPQFRPRPNPTSPGPYPSPVGPFQGMDRSAIPSHPLDHQPPFSYGMDRSGPPNLDRAPYSYGSDRPGHGPPFESSPRSWTAQPFSNGNLRGGADLGSGSVARNGHPASSGNLAPSMAGTSVEVIIPQKLLTHVYGESNSNLTQIRQISGANVLIHDPKPGATEGLVVVSGTSDQMRAAQSLIHAFILYGQTIH, encoded by the exons ATGGACACTCCTCCAATAACTCCCACCAAACGCTCCCAAACCGAACCCACACAAATCCGGATCCTCTGCCCGTCACTAAAAACCGGCGCCGTCATCGGCAAAGGCGGCTCCACCGTCCGTCATATCCAATCTCTCACCGGCGCCAAAATCCGCCTCCTTGACGACCCTCACATTCCCTATTGCGAAGACCGCATAATCCTCATTACCCTGAACAGTGGCAAGGTCCCCAAATCAGACGACTCCAACAACGCCACCTCCGATCACAACAAAGAAGATGCCAATGACGGAGAGTGCAGttctggtggtggtggtggtgaagagGAGGGGTGGGGTCCAGTGAAGAAAGCGGTGGTTAGGGTTTTTGAGAAGATAGTGAAAGGGGACAGTGAGGAGGAGTTGAGCGAAGCTGTGGTGGTGACGTGTAAGGTTCTGATTGGTAGTGGTGGTAGTAATCAGGGAGGGAGTTTCTCTAAGGTTTTGGAGAAAATTAGAGTGGAGAGTGGAGCGCAAGTTAGGGTTTCGAATCGCGAGCAAATTCCTGCTTGTGCTTCTCCTGGTGATGAATTGATTCTG ATTACTGGAAGTTTTTCAGCTGTTAAGAAAGCACTCTTGTCTGTTTCGAGTTGTATTCAAGATAGCCCGAGAGCAGAAACTGCCAATTTTGGTGCAGCGGGATTCCATGGAAATGCTATGCCTGCGCAAGGTGACTTGCATCAGTGGGGTTATGGACCTGGTAATCATGCTGCAGACTATCATCCAAGAGGGTATTCTCCTAATTTTGAAGAGGACGTTGTATTTAGGCTGTTATGCCAGGCTGATAAAGTTGGCAGTTTGATAGGGAAAGGTGGCTCTGTAGTACGGGCTTTGCAAAATGAGACGGGTGCATCTATCAAAATTGCTGAAGGTGTATCTGATTCAGATGAACGTGTGGTTGTCATATCTGCAAGAGAG AATTCAGAACAAAGACATTCTCCTGCTCAGGATGCTGTTATTCGTGTGCAATCCAGAATTGCAGAGATTGGATTTGAGCGTGGTGCCAGAATTGTTGCTCGGCTTCTTGTGCATCCACAACAGATAGGTGTTTTGTTGGGTAAAGGAGGCAAGATCATAAATGAAATGAGACATGTTACTGGTGCTAGTATATGCATATTTCCAAAGGAGCAAGCTTCAAAGTATGGTTCTCAAACTGAAGAAGTAGTTCAG GTTCTTGGCAGCTTGCAAGCTGTACGGGATGCTCTATTTCAAATAACAAGCAGACTTCGGGACACTATATTTCCTGTGAAGCCACCATTCTCAAACACTGCTCCCTTGCCTTATCCACCACCCCCATTTCCAGAAATGCATCCCCCTCAGTTTAGGCCAAGACCTAATCCTACCTCTCCAGGTCCTTACCCTTCTCCTGTTGGACCTTTCCAAGGCATGGATCGTTCTGCTATTCCCTCCCACCCCTTAGACCACCAGCCTCCATTTTCATATGGTATGGATCGCAGTGGTCCACCAAATTTGGACCGAGCTCCCTATTCATATGGTAGCGATAGACCAGGACATGGTCCTCCATTTGAAAGTTCTCCAAGATCATGGACTGCTCAG CCATTTAGCAATGGGAACCTAAGGGGAGGTGCTGATCTAGGTTCTGGCTCGGTTGCAAGAAATGGGCATCCTGCAAG caGTGGAAATCTAGCACCGAGTATGGCTGGCACATCTGTTGAGGTTATCATTCCTCAAAAACTGCTGACTCATGTATATGGAGAGAGTAATAGTAATTTGACTCAGATCAGACAG ATTTCAGGTGCAAATGTTCTCATTCACGACCCAAAGCCCGGGGCAACCGAAGGTTTGGTGGTAGTGTCTGGAACATCAGATCAAATGCGTGCTGCACAGAGCCTAATCCATGCCTTTATTCTTTATGGACAGACAATTCATTGA